A genomic window from Glaciihabitans sp. INWT7 includes:
- a CDS encoding SDR family oxidoreductase yields MTALFDLTGRIALVTGSSRGIGLTLARGLARSGARVVLHGRDQQALDAARETVLAESGGEVATARFDVTDAAAVDGGISEIESSVGSVQILVNNAGIQRRAPFTEFALSDWNELVASNLTSAFLVGQRIARGMVDAGSGKIINIGSVQSQLGRPGIAAYAATKGGIAMLTKGMCADLGPRGIQVNAIAPGYFATELTKSLVDDETFSQWVRTRTPAGRWGDTEDLVGAVVFLASGASDFVNGQVLYVDGGMTAVV; encoded by the coding sequence ATGACCGCACTATTCGACCTGACCGGCCGTATCGCCCTCGTCACGGGATCCAGCCGCGGCATCGGTCTGACTCTCGCTCGCGGACTCGCGAGATCGGGAGCCCGCGTCGTGCTGCACGGGCGCGACCAACAGGCTCTGGACGCCGCCAGGGAGACGGTGCTGGCGGAATCGGGGGGAGAGGTCGCGACTGCCCGTTTCGATGTGACCGATGCCGCCGCCGTAGATGGTGGAATCAGCGAGATCGAATCCTCGGTCGGGTCTGTGCAAATCTTGGTGAACAACGCCGGAATCCAGCGCCGCGCGCCGTTCACCGAGTTCGCGCTGAGCGACTGGAACGAACTTGTCGCATCGAACCTGACGAGTGCGTTCCTTGTCGGCCAAAGGATCGCTCGAGGTATGGTCGACGCCGGATCGGGCAAGATCATCAATATCGGATCGGTGCAATCACAGCTCGGCCGCCCGGGAATCGCCGCCTATGCCGCGACAAAAGGGGGCATCGCGATGCTCACCAAGGGGATGTGCGCCGACCTCGGGCCACGCGGCATCCAGGTGAATGCGATCGCGCCAGGGTATTTCGCCACCGAATTGACCAAGTCCCTCGTCGACGACGAGACCTTCAGTCAGTGGGTGCGCACGCGCACTCCAGCCGGACGGTGGGGCGATACCGAAGATCTGGTCGGCGCGGTCGTGTTTCTCGCGTCCGGAGCATCAGATTTCGTCAACGGCCAGGTCCTCTATGTCGACGGCGGCATGACCGCAGTGGTCTGA
- a CDS encoding sugar phosphate isomerase/epimerase produces MTAVDESIVGSVLALCTQTPGARRGAGPMSWRSELRRLKRSGFSRVDLLDNWLPFVNLTASEVDDLGSILVDLGLTAPCLGTSRRSLIDPEFGEENLEYTLKILEVAHRLGLRRVGVGFHPALVDAQRQSAQFWEHAGRADDRTEENWDVAARRVAVVCDAAAELEIDLNIELYEDSLLCTSEDVARLMAAVDRPNFGVNPDLGNLVRSVTPLRESWLDTLRGCLPHMTYWHLKNYTRSTLAPGGPFAVAPTALGDGTIDYRLAVTEALAAGYSGPMVVEHYGGDALWMQERSAEYLRRLVDELRNDEREEQ; encoded by the coding sequence ATGACAGCTGTGGATGAGTCGATCGTGGGCAGCGTACTCGCGCTGTGCACCCAGACCCCCGGTGCCCGGCGCGGCGCCGGGCCGATGAGTTGGCGCAGCGAACTCCGACGACTGAAACGCAGCGGTTTCAGCCGGGTGGATCTGCTGGATAACTGGCTCCCCTTCGTGAACTTGACGGCCAGCGAGGTCGATGATCTCGGAAGCATCCTGGTGGATCTTGGCCTCACGGCGCCCTGCTTGGGCACCTCTCGCCGAAGTCTCATCGATCCGGAGTTCGGCGAAGAGAACCTCGAGTACACCCTGAAAATCTTGGAGGTCGCACACCGGCTCGGGCTCCGAAGGGTGGGCGTGGGATTTCATCCCGCTCTCGTCGACGCGCAACGACAGTCCGCGCAATTCTGGGAACACGCGGGCCGGGCGGATGACCGCACCGAGGAGAACTGGGATGTTGCGGCCCGGCGTGTGGCGGTGGTCTGTGATGCGGCCGCGGAGCTCGAGATCGACCTGAACATCGAACTCTACGAAGACTCACTGCTGTGCACTTCCGAGGATGTGGCTCGGCTGATGGCCGCCGTGGATCGCCCGAATTTCGGGGTGAACCCCGACCTCGGAAATCTCGTGCGATCCGTCACCCCACTCCGCGAATCCTGGCTCGATACCCTTCGGGGATGCCTGCCTCACATGACCTACTGGCACCTCAAGAATTACACTCGGTCCACGCTGGCGCCGGGTGGTCCCTTCGCGGTCGCACCGACGGCGCTGGGGGACGGCACCATCGACTATCGACTCGCGGTCACAGAAGCACTGGCGGCGGGCTACAGCGGACCGATGGTGGTGGAGCACTATGGCGGAGACGCCCTGTGGATGCAGGAGCGGAGCGCCGAATATCTTCGTCGCCTCGTGGACGAGTTGCGGAACGACGAACGGGAAGAGCAGTGA
- a CDS encoding IclR family transcriptional regulator: MTLTPARPAVATDTASSTPSPAAFRAGLILSHMGDRRVPLTISDIALHLDLAKSSVFNLLVSLEASHMVRRGEHGWVLSYRMLELSRSMLASSTMVAEFGHIPRALTTLHSETTLLAVLDGTDVIYLARNGGTQPVRFLAAVGSRAPAGVTGLGKAMLASLSDLELDTRLATIGELPRPTVRSHRSVDSLHADLMQIRERGYAIDDEQGVVGVTCVAVAFVSEGMPAAVSATLLAPRATGDMRSRLASELSILARGLSDQEQL; the protein is encoded by the coding sequence ATGACCTTGACCCCCGCGCGACCCGCAGTCGCCACCGATACCGCCTCCAGCACCCCGTCACCCGCCGCATTTCGAGCTGGCCTGATCCTCTCCCACATGGGCGACCGGCGAGTGCCGTTGACGATCAGCGACATCGCGCTTCACCTGGATCTTGCGAAATCCTCCGTCTTCAACCTGCTTGTCAGTCTCGAAGCCTCCCACATGGTCAGGAGAGGGGAGCACGGCTGGGTGCTGAGCTACCGGATGCTGGAGCTGAGCCGCTCGATGCTCGCCTCGAGCACGATGGTGGCCGAGTTCGGTCACATCCCGCGGGCGCTGACAACGCTCCACAGCGAAACCACTCTCCTCGCCGTACTCGACGGCACGGATGTGATCTACCTCGCTCGCAACGGCGGTACTCAGCCGGTTCGATTCTTGGCGGCCGTCGGAAGTCGGGCTCCCGCCGGCGTCACGGGTCTCGGTAAGGCGATGCTGGCGAGCCTTTCGGATCTCGAACTCGATACCCGACTCGCCACCATCGGCGAGCTCCCGCGACCTACTGTCCGTTCGCATCGGAGTGTCGACTCGTTGCACGCCGATCTGATGCAAATCAGGGAGCGAGGGTACGCGATAGATGACGAGCAAGGGGTGGTGGGCGTCACCTGTGTGGCGGTCGCATTCGTCTCAGAAGGCATGCCCGCTGCGGTGAGCGCCACACTGCTCGCTCCCCGGGCCACCGGAGACATGCGCTCACGACTGGCATCCGAACTTTCCATCCTCGCCCGCGGGCTGAGCGATCAGGAGCAACTATGA
- a CDS encoding sugar ABC transporter ATP-binding protein codes for MSTSLLSVENLNKTFFATRAARDVSFTVEQGEIVSLLGENGAGKSTVIKMLAGVYKPDSGRMLLSGSDLSTPGTRSKMSFIHQNLGLIDWMTVAENMAITLGYPRRFGLVDMKELRRRSREILDLVGGGIDPDARVFDLPRTERSLLTIARGLVSNPKLLVLDEPTASLPAADVERLFTVLRRLRDTGVGMIYVSHRLDEVYEISTRTVVMRSGAVVAERSVHGLSHTELVELIVGHEVSTITFEEPGVEPRLELADVRVNDVGPMNLVAPRGEVISICGLRGAGQDEIGRAIAGAIKIDSGALSIDGTPARFGSPYGAVKAGIGFATSNRETESVASGLTVRENLFLNPSIWGRKALSFFWPGTERKEALEQIRAFGVRPADTELSLDTFSGGNQQKVILARWLSAGRKILVLEEPTMGVDIGAKSDIYGLLRDAARAGTTVVVVSTDMEEVAKISHRAIVMERGQPTASLSGADLTIANLVAAASGLEFHTLTEEHTS; via the coding sequence ATGAGTACCTCACTTCTCAGCGTGGAAAATCTCAACAAGACCTTCTTCGCGACACGCGCCGCTCGAGACGTGTCGTTCACCGTAGAACAGGGCGAAATCGTCTCCCTACTCGGTGAAAATGGTGCCGGCAAATCGACGGTGATCAAGATGTTGGCGGGGGTGTACAAACCCGATAGCGGGCGGATGCTCCTTTCGGGCAGTGACCTGTCGACTCCCGGCACGAGGTCGAAGATGTCTTTCATCCACCAGAATCTCGGTCTCATCGACTGGATGACTGTGGCCGAGAACATGGCCATCACCCTGGGGTACCCGCGCCGATTCGGTCTCGTTGACATGAAAGAGCTCCGCCGCCGATCGCGCGAAATCCTTGACCTCGTGGGGGGAGGGATCGACCCCGACGCTCGTGTTTTCGATCTGCCGCGCACCGAGCGCAGCCTGCTCACCATCGCGCGAGGTCTCGTTTCGAACCCGAAGCTGCTGGTGCTCGACGAGCCGACCGCATCCCTTCCCGCGGCGGATGTCGAGCGCCTCTTCACAGTTCTTCGAAGGCTGCGAGACACCGGCGTCGGCATGATCTATGTCTCGCACCGCCTCGACGAGGTGTATGAGATTTCAACGCGAACCGTGGTGATGAGAAGTGGCGCTGTCGTCGCCGAGCGATCAGTTCATGGACTGTCTCACACCGAACTCGTGGAGCTGATCGTCGGCCATGAGGTATCGACAATCACTTTCGAAGAGCCCGGCGTTGAGCCCCGGCTCGAACTCGCCGATGTGCGGGTGAATGATGTCGGTCCCATGAACCTTGTCGCGCCACGCGGAGAAGTCATCTCGATCTGCGGACTACGTGGCGCGGGCCAGGACGAGATCGGTCGTGCCATTGCGGGGGCGATAAAGATCGACTCGGGCGCGCTGTCGATCGATGGAACACCCGCGCGGTTCGGCAGCCCTTACGGCGCGGTCAAAGCGGGCATCGGTTTTGCCACGTCCAACCGAGAGACCGAATCTGTGGCGTCCGGCCTGACCGTGCGCGAGAACCTCTTCCTTAACCCTTCCATCTGGGGGCGAAAAGCACTCTCGTTCTTCTGGCCGGGGACCGAACGAAAAGAGGCGCTCGAGCAGATTCGCGCGTTCGGGGTCCGCCCTGCCGATACCGAACTGTCACTGGACACCTTTTCCGGCGGCAACCAACAAAAAGTGATCCTCGCGCGCTGGTTGAGTGCCGGACGCAAGATCCTGGTTCTCGAAGAACCCACCATGGGCGTGGATATCGGAGCGAAGTCGGACATCTACGGCCTCTTGCGTGATGCCGCGAGAGCCGGAACAACGGTTGTCGTCGTCTCCACCGACATGGAGGAGGTCGCCAAGATCAGCCACCGCGCGATCGTGATGGAGCGTGGCCAGCCCACAGCGAGCCTCAGCGGCGCAGACCTGACCATAGCCAATCTCGTCGCCGCAGCATCGGGCCTTGAATTCCACACACTCACCGAGGAGCACACATCATGA
- a CDS encoding 50S ribosomal protein L25/general stress protein Ctc, whose product MSEKKAHKELTNKISAESRTTFGKGVARKLRAAGKVPAVVYGHGTEPQHVSLPAHEVALLLRKANAILDLQLDGGANQLALVKDVQKDPLRQIIEHIDLIVLRKGERVEVDVAVHVSGEPASGTSVDLDAKSITIEALATNIPQNVVVDVEGLEAGTQIFAKDVALPEGSVLVTDPEVLVVAISIPVEQDLGETPEVEETEEAPAEEAAAE is encoded by the coding sequence ATGTCTGAGAAAAAGGCTCACAAAGAGCTCACCAACAAGATTTCGGCGGAATCCCGCACCACCTTCGGCAAAGGCGTTGCTCGCAAGCTTCGCGCTGCCGGCAAGGTGCCCGCGGTCGTCTACGGTCACGGCACCGAGCCGCAGCACGTGAGCCTTCCGGCCCACGAGGTCGCGCTCCTGCTGCGCAAGGCGAACGCCATCCTGGACCTTCAGCTCGACGGTGGAGCCAACCAGCTCGCCCTCGTCAAGGACGTGCAGAAGGACCCGCTTCGCCAGATCATCGAGCACATCGACCTGATCGTGCTGCGCAAGGGCGAGCGCGTCGAGGTAGACGTCGCCGTGCACGTCTCGGGCGAGCCGGCCTCCGGAACCTCCGTCGACCTGGACGCCAAGTCGATCACGATCGAGGCGCTAGCCACCAACATCCCCCAGAACGTCGTCGTCGACGTCGAGGGACTCGAAGCCGGCACGCAGATCTTCGCGAAGGACGTCGCGCTGCCCGAGGGCTCGGTGCTCGTCACCGACCCCGAGGTGCTCGTCGTCGCGATCAGCATCCCGGTCGAGCAGGACCTGGGCGAGACCCCCGAGGTCGAAGAGA
- a CDS encoding substrate-binding domain-containing protein: MSSQNSASPSASGGSSAGKFDSILPKGDPVAFSKALVEKSLTASEGFTPPSTGPKAQKPGAKIAYVAGDLANGGHNAMGKSVQEAAAKIGWTVSVYDGHGTPQGNTDAMNQAITSKPDAIILGGLDPTEQAPAITTATSEKIPVIGWHAGVLTGPGNGLVTNVGTDPLVVAQLAAAYAVANSNGKAGVAVFTDGQYELAVTKARAMEAYIKACKGCSVLSFQDSPIATADQRMPGIVSNLLQQNGKKLTYLLAVNGNYFSGASRALKDAGIAAAGPPQSIGAGDGDAADMQRIRSDSYQAATVAEPIPLQGWQLIDEVNRAFAGEKPSTFVAAPGLITKQNVPSGDVFDPASGFRDVYLKVWGK, translated from the coding sequence GTGTCGAGTCAGAATTCGGCATCGCCGTCGGCGAGCGGTGGATCCAGCGCCGGCAAATTCGACTCCATCCTCCCCAAGGGTGACCCGGTCGCATTCTCGAAGGCGCTCGTAGAAAAGAGCCTCACTGCATCGGAGGGGTTCACGCCTCCCTCCACAGGCCCGAAGGCTCAAAAGCCGGGCGCGAAAATCGCGTACGTCGCGGGTGACCTTGCCAACGGCGGTCACAACGCGATGGGTAAGTCAGTGCAGGAAGCCGCCGCGAAGATCGGCTGGACCGTGAGCGTGTACGACGGCCACGGAACCCCGCAGGGCAACACCGATGCGATGAACCAGGCGATCACGTCCAAGCCGGACGCGATCATCCTCGGTGGTCTCGACCCGACGGAGCAGGCTCCCGCCATCACCACTGCCACTTCGGAAAAAATCCCCGTGATCGGATGGCACGCCGGCGTTCTCACCGGGCCGGGCAACGGGCTCGTCACGAACGTGGGAACCGACCCGCTCGTCGTCGCACAACTCGCTGCTGCCTATGCGGTCGCGAACTCGAACGGCAAGGCGGGGGTCGCGGTATTCACGGACGGCCAGTACGAGCTCGCCGTCACCAAAGCCCGCGCGATGGAGGCATATATCAAGGCGTGTAAAGGATGCAGCGTCCTTTCGTTCCAGGACTCCCCGATCGCGACCGCTGACCAGCGTATGCCCGGAATCGTCTCGAACCTCTTGCAGCAAAATGGTAAGAAGCTCACGTACCTGCTCGCTGTAAACGGTAACTACTTCAGTGGGGCGTCCCGTGCTCTGAAAGACGCAGGAATCGCCGCCGCTGGACCCCCGCAGTCCATCGGCGCTGGCGACGGTGACGCCGCAGACATGCAGCGTATCCGCAGCGACAGCTACCAAGCCGCAACTGTCGCCGAGCCCATTCCGCTGCAGGGGTGGCAGCTCATCGACGAGGTGAACCGCGCTTTTGCCGGCGAGAAGCCCTCGACATTTGTGGCGGCGCCCGGTCTGATCACGAAACAGAACGTACCCTCGGGTGACGTGTTCGATCCCGCCAGTGGGTTCCGTGACGTGTACTTGAAGGTCTGGGGCAAGTAG
- a CDS encoding SMP-30/gluconolactonase/LRE family protein: MSASVGGDVMIASLLAPRATLEKLASGCVWAEGPAWIAGDQSVRWSDIPNDRIMQFHPGTNTTSVYRAGVGFTNGRTTDATGAVVQCSHGARAIERDDGHTVTTIAAAWAGRRFNSPNDVVVHSDGSIWFTDPPYGIQVSGEGHPGEREYGDNFVFRIDPSDTSVTVVIADIEEPNGLAFSPDESILYVSDTSAARASGGGGNRHIRAYDTIDGLTCKNGRTIVSLQSGLPDGFRVDEHGRVWTSSDSGVQIFSPAGDHLATIDVPEVVSNLCFGGADGSDLYITATTSLYRIRTRTTDASALWRRK; this comes from the coding sequence ATGAGCGCCAGCGTAGGTGGCGATGTGATGATCGCGTCGCTTCTCGCACCCAGAGCGACGCTCGAGAAATTGGCGAGCGGATGCGTCTGGGCGGAAGGTCCTGCCTGGATCGCCGGTGACCAGAGCGTGCGGTGGAGCGACATCCCCAACGACCGAATCATGCAATTCCATCCGGGCACCAACACCACGAGCGTCTATCGTGCGGGTGTCGGTTTCACCAACGGGCGAACGACCGATGCAACCGGGGCAGTCGTGCAGTGCTCGCATGGCGCGCGGGCGATCGAACGCGACGACGGTCACACCGTCACCACGATCGCCGCAGCCTGGGCGGGGCGCCGATTCAACAGCCCGAATGACGTGGTCGTTCATTCCGACGGCTCGATCTGGTTCACCGATCCGCCTTATGGAATACAGGTGAGCGGAGAGGGTCATCCAGGGGAGCGCGAGTACGGCGACAACTTCGTCTTCCGGATCGATCCCAGCGACACCTCAGTGACTGTCGTGATTGCGGATATCGAAGAACCCAACGGCCTTGCCTTCTCGCCGGATGAGTCGATTCTCTACGTGTCAGACACTTCTGCCGCCCGCGCGAGCGGCGGAGGTGGAAATCGTCACATTCGCGCCTACGACACCATCGACGGTCTGACCTGCAAAAACGGCCGGACCATCGTGAGTCTGCAATCGGGTCTTCCCGACGGATTTCGCGTCGACGAGCACGGGCGAGTCTGGACTTCCTCCGACTCGGGAGTGCAGATCTTCTCCCCGGCGGGCGATCACCTCGCAACCATCGACGTGCCAGAGGTCGTCAGCAATCTGTGTTTCGGCGGCGCCGACGGCTCGGATCTCTACATCACCGCCACCACGAGCCTGTACCGGATTCGTACTCGCACCACAGACGCATCCGCACTCTGGCGACGAAAGTAG
- a CDS encoding D-isomer specific 2-hydroxyacid dehydrogenase family protein, with the protein MKAIDDVRVYVGPNQLPDLEEAVVRGGGRVVPLAEANAIVYHGSDDAREVVDMISERILWIQLPHAGVERWTQPGYITAEPVWTSAAGAYSPQVAEHVLALMLLGAKGLHILARATEWTSKNTRSLAGSTVAIIGAGGIGQALVTLLKPFDCVIIAVSNSGPFPGAERTVPRDRYREVLPDADYVVLTAPSTSETRGMIGAAELAAMKSGAWLINVARGDLVVTDELVAALGAGEIAGAALDVTDPEPLPSDHPLWRLPNALITPHSANPEDAYWRTLAKRVEENVRRANLGEPLLGVIDPAVAG; encoded by the coding sequence ATGAAAGCAATCGACGACGTCAGGGTCTATGTCGGACCGAATCAGCTGCCCGATCTCGAGGAGGCTGTGGTTCGAGGCGGCGGCCGGGTCGTGCCACTCGCGGAAGCGAATGCGATCGTCTATCACGGATCAGACGATGCCCGCGAAGTCGTCGACATGATCAGCGAACGGATCCTCTGGATCCAGCTGCCGCACGCCGGAGTCGAGCGTTGGACCCAACCGGGATACATCACGGCAGAGCCGGTCTGGACGAGTGCCGCCGGCGCTTACTCGCCACAGGTGGCCGAACATGTGCTCGCCCTCATGCTTCTCGGGGCAAAGGGCCTACACATCCTTGCTCGTGCGACCGAATGGACGTCGAAGAACACCCGGTCTTTGGCGGGGAGCACTGTCGCCATCATCGGAGCGGGGGGCATCGGTCAGGCGCTCGTCACCCTACTGAAACCATTTGACTGCGTGATCATCGCGGTATCGAATTCGGGCCCGTTCCCTGGCGCGGAACGCACGGTTCCGCGCGACCGGTACCGGGAAGTGCTGCCCGATGCCGACTACGTCGTACTGACCGCTCCATCGACATCGGAGACGCGAGGAATGATCGGCGCCGCCGAGCTGGCAGCGATGAAATCGGGCGCCTGGCTCATCAACGTCGCGCGAGGAGATCTCGTGGTCACCGACGAACTCGTTGCGGCGCTTGGCGCTGGCGAGATCGCAGGAGCGGCTCTCGACGTCACCGATCCAGAGCCGTTGCCCTCCGATCATCCCTTGTGGCGGCTGCCAAACGCGTTGATAACACCGCACTCGGCCAACCCGGAGGACGCCTACTGGCGCACCCTCGCGAAGCGTGTGGAAGAAAACGTGCGCCGGGCGAACCTGGGAGAGCCCCTTCTCGGGGTGATCGATCCGGCTGTCGCGGGCTGA
- a CDS encoding L-idonate 5-dehydrogenase, producing the protein MTTDLPETALGVVAHAKDELRIEPVALKRPEAHQAVVDIAYGGICGSDLHYWTHGAAGESILKAPMVLGHEVVGTVRVAAADGSGPRIGASVAVHPATPGPGDGGRYPENRPNLSPGCTYLGSAARFPHTDGAFARTVVLDSRMLRELPTGLSLRDAALVEPASVAWHAVSRAGEVKGKRVLVTGSGPIGLLIIAVLRRAEAAEVIATDMFETPLAIATAVGATRTLLATDADAIAAVDADIAIESSGSFRGLASAMRGTTRGGRVVMVGLLPSGEQPALISLAITRELDLVGSFRFNDEIDEVIAAIADGSLDVASVVTHEFPVEESLEAFTIANQPAVSGKVLLRF; encoded by the coding sequence ATGACGACGGACCTTCCAGAAACCGCCCTCGGCGTGGTCGCCCACGCGAAAGACGAGCTTCGGATCGAGCCTGTTGCGTTGAAACGGCCCGAAGCGCATCAGGCGGTGGTAGACATCGCCTACGGCGGCATCTGTGGATCGGATCTGCACTACTGGACGCACGGGGCAGCGGGGGAGTCCATCCTGAAGGCCCCCATGGTTCTCGGCCACGAGGTCGTGGGCACCGTGCGAGTCGCCGCGGCCGACGGATCCGGACCACGGATCGGAGCCTCCGTCGCGGTCCACCCGGCCACCCCCGGACCCGGCGACGGCGGCCGTTACCCCGAGAACAGACCCAATCTCTCCCCGGGGTGCACCTATCTGGGCAGTGCCGCCCGATTTCCGCACACCGACGGCGCGTTCGCGCGGACCGTCGTGCTCGACAGTCGGATGCTGCGAGAGCTGCCCACGGGCCTGTCCCTGCGAGACGCCGCACTCGTGGAGCCGGCGAGTGTGGCCTGGCATGCTGTGTCGCGCGCGGGTGAGGTGAAGGGAAAGCGCGTGCTCGTGACCGGAAGCGGTCCGATTGGACTGCTGATCATCGCGGTGCTGCGCAGAGCAGAGGCCGCGGAGGTCATCGCCACCGACATGTTCGAAACCCCACTCGCGATCGCGACGGCTGTCGGCGCGACACGCACACTTCTTGCAACGGACGCTGACGCGATTGCCGCCGTGGACGCCGACATCGCGATCGAATCGTCCGGCAGTTTTCGGGGACTCGCGAGCGCCATGCGTGGCACGACCCGCGGCGGCCGGGTCGTCATGGTGGGGCTGTTGCCCTCGGGGGAGCAGCCCGCACTCATCTCACTCGCGATCACCCGGGAGCTCGACCTGGTCGGATCCTTCCGTTTCAATGACGAGATCGACGAGGTGATCGCGGCGATCGCCGATGGATCTCTCGACGTCGCATCCGTCGTCACACACGAGTTCCCGGTCGAGGAGTCCCTTGAGGCCTTCACGATCGCGAACCAGCCAGCGGTCTCGGGCAAGGTGCTGTTGAGATTCTGA
- a CDS encoding ABC transporter permease, with protein sequence MTMNTSVRSTALEPPRGTPWYRQLTTTYGLVVLTAILFVIFAILRPNTFATLLNFQLLASSQSILLILALAVTIPMIAGKIDLSIGYGAGLWQVMALNLQLLGVDYRLSILLCLVGGALIGLLNALLVELAQVDAFIATLATGQVIFAITFWITGGRQITDSAGQRAAAFDKLAAWSAGPLPGTFVIALVLGLVIFVLLEYFPIGRYLYAIGANPRAAELTGVPRRKYVVGAMVSSGVMVAIAGVLIASRSNGVVQSNIGPEFLLPALTAAFLGSTTIRPGRMNALGTIIGVTIATIGISGLQQLIPGQFYLEPLFNGLTLVAAITIASVTSRRRVARAEATPPNKKPVAGDPSPATSVGTAVSPPPL encoded by the coding sequence ATGACGATGAATACGTCCGTCCGTTCGACGGCGCTCGAACCGCCGCGCGGCACACCGTGGTACCGGCAGTTGACCACCACCTACGGGCTCGTCGTGCTCACTGCCATCCTCTTCGTGATCTTCGCGATTCTGAGGCCCAACACCTTTGCCACGCTGCTGAATTTCCAGCTGCTCGCGTCATCTCAGTCGATTCTCCTGATCCTGGCCCTTGCCGTGACGATTCCGATGATCGCGGGAAAGATCGACCTTTCCATCGGCTATGGAGCGGGCCTCTGGCAGGTCATGGCGTTGAATTTGCAACTCCTGGGCGTCGATTACCGCCTGTCGATACTCCTCTGTCTCGTTGGCGGAGCGCTGATCGGACTGCTGAACGCGCTGCTGGTCGAACTTGCACAGGTAGACGCGTTCATCGCCACCCTGGCGACCGGGCAGGTAATCTTCGCGATCACGTTCTGGATCACCGGGGGCCGTCAGATCACCGATTCGGCCGGCCAGCGGGCCGCTGCGTTCGACAAGCTCGCCGCGTGGTCGGCGGGACCGCTGCCGGGGACCTTCGTTATCGCACTGGTACTGGGTCTCGTGATCTTCGTGCTGCTCGAATACTTCCCGATCGGACGCTACCTGTATGCGATCGGCGCGAACCCCCGCGCAGCAGAGCTGACCGGCGTTCCGCGCCGTAAGTATGTTGTCGGAGCGATGGTCTCCTCTGGCGTGATGGTTGCGATCGCGGGAGTACTCATCGCCTCCCGCTCCAACGGCGTGGTGCAGTCCAACATCGGACCCGAGTTCCTTCTCCCCGCTCTCACGGCAGCCTTCCTCGGGTCGACCACGATTCGCCCGGGGCGGATGAACGCGCTCGGCACGATCATCGGCGTCACGATCGCGACCATCGGTATCTCGGGACTGCAGCAACTCATCCCCGGACAGTTCTACCTCGAACCCCTCTTCAACGGCCTGACGCTTGTCGCCGCGATCACAATCGCGTCGGTGACGAGCCGGAGGAGGGTAGCGCGAGCTGAGGCCACACCGCCCAACAAAAAACCGGTGGCTGGCGATCCGTCGCCAGCAACCTCGGTCGGTACCGCCGTCTCGCCGCCACCCCTGTGA
- a CDS encoding gluconokinase, which translates to MNSSPLIVVMGVSGSGKSTIGEALAARLGVRFDDADALHPASNVAKMASGMALTDDDRMPWLALVGAELAAATGGLVIACSALKRVYREAILAAAPSTRFVFLDGSRTLLESRVRHREGHFMPASLLDSQLATLEPLTPHEPGVRVSLDDHPTVESVVRTLVALLTPQVE; encoded by the coding sequence ATGAACTCGTCACCGCTTATCGTCGTCATGGGGGTAAGCGGATCCGGAAAATCGACAATCGGGGAGGCTCTCGCTGCCCGGCTCGGCGTCCGGTTCGACGACGCGGACGCGCTGCATCCGGCCTCCAACGTGGCGAAGATGGCGTCGGGTATGGCTCTCACCGACGACGACCGTATGCCCTGGCTCGCCCTTGTCGGCGCAGAGCTTGCTGCCGCAACCGGTGGTCTCGTCATCGCGTGCTCCGCGCTCAAGCGGGTTTACCGGGAGGCGATCCTCGCCGCGGCGCCCTCCACCCGGTTTGTTTTCCTCGACGGGTCGCGGACGCTGCTTGAATCGCGCGTGCGGCATCGGGAGGGTCACTTCATGCCCGCATCTCTTCTCGACTCGCAACTCGCAACGCTCGAACCTCTCACGCCGCACGAGCCGGGCGTGCGGGTCTCGCTCGACGATCACCCCACGGTGGAGTCGGTCGTGCGAACACTGGTTGCTCTGCTGACCCCGCAGGTCGAGTAG